The genomic interval GAGAGTTACAAGAAGCCACTGTTACAGATAGGCAAGGATGCTTATTAATTGATAACAAAACTTGACACACGAGcgctgtgtgtgtgtgcgcacgtgtgcgtgtgcgtgtgtgtgtgagagagagagaatctagTGTCAAGATCTAAAATAGCAAAGGTAGAATAGATGACTCCTACTTTCTTGAATCAAATTTGGTCAAAGAATGTAGTGAAAGTAAGAATACACCAGTGGATGTGTTTCAACTCACTAGTCACTTCTAGCTAAAAATAGGTATAAGTAGGTAAGATGATCAAGATCCAGCTaagggagaaagagatatatatatattatcatagCCAGTCATCAAGAAGATTCAGTAATAAGAACTATATTGGCTAAAGTgaataaagaaaacaataatttcacacacacacaaaaaactTGCACAAGATGCTTGCATGTGAAGAAGAAGCATTGTTGCAGCACTAAGAAGCATCTAGTATGCCTATATAGTTCACATAGTGTGACGCCCCGTCCCCACTACCAGGTGTCACCGTAACCCAAGGTTACGTCAGTAGGTCCCACTCCGGAGGCCAGCTGTGCCCTAACAACGGGGGGATAAAAATAAAGTGGGCGCCTTGGGTGGGGTCCAAGTTTCACCGCCTCCGGCCATTAAGGACTCAAGGTCTAAAACTCATTTGCAGCGGAAGGACACTCGAATCTCGAATCTGACATGTGTCTTGTGAGCAGATTAATAAGCTGCAATTAGAGTATAGCAAATTTACTCACACAAAGTACTCATTAAAAGTAACAAGTCCAACTGGGAAATACAAATAGCATTCAACACAACCACAAATAATTACACAAATTATTAGGTTGCATTCCCGTCATGGGTTGCTATTCTCATCATTCGGCTGGTCTTTGACATACACCGCCTTCCCTTTACCGGACCCCGAACTATCTGTGTGGTTAGTGGGAATGAAAGAGATGAGTCCTAGGACTCAGTAAAGATAatatgcaatgcaataaattattaagtatgacatcatagataaatatgaagtgcAACATGCATGCAAGCCCGTCCACAGCACCTATCTCAAGCTCtaggtggcccctagtggttTCCTCCAAGACCCTATCTCGAGACTCCCATGGTTAGAAATCCACAGTctcatgcctaggcactccCTCAACATCTTATGAAAGCCATGACAAAAGTAATTTACACACAGAGCATATTAAACTCTTATCTCGAGATACGTGCCGCCTGATAATTTGTACCGTTGACGCACTCAAATcccttaacaaaaatattttcaaagcaaGGTCAACCcgtaattaaattcatttaactacCGAATCCACtaagttattaattaactaattaactaatttagacATTGTCCCTTGCTAATTAATTTAGGTaactaactaataattaaattaactaattagaaTAAACTTTAACTTAACTAAGCTAATACACCACCTTACTAATCAATTCACTAATTGACTAATGATAAAATAGCTTTGAAATTGAACATACCTTACTGCTTCTGTTTCTCCCCAATTTCACGTTCATTTCTTCTGCCTTCAATTGCACTCCCAGACTCCCTATTTATACTCTCCCTCACTGAGCATTCTCTTAAATTACTCATTTCAGAGCATAATTGGGTAGTCCACTCTTAGAACAATATCATTTATATTCTCCTCAAGTTCCAAGAGTAATTGCATCAAAATGTGAAGAGGATTTAGGCTGTGGCGGACAAAAGTAGAAGACAAAAACAGAAGGCAGCCTAGGGCTGCCACCTGGCGCGGCCAGGAGGGCCGCGCGGCCACGTGCATGGCATGCGCACGGCAAGGCCGCGCGTGCCTACGCGCTGGGCGCCTCATGGCGCCCCGAAACGGCACCATTTGGCGCCTAGCTGGGAATAAAAATTCCTAGCTCTTCCTTTGCGCCTGCGAAGGCTCGATCCCCTACCCCTCATGTGCACACACGCACAGCCAGCCACTCGGTCCAACCACATCCTTGCTTCATATTGCACCcattttatatttaaggtgacttttgctccaatttccattatttccataattactcccaagtaaaataattaattaccttaatttttcatttcctcaaaacaccataaataaatattttctccaaaattttcaaatattcaataataaccaCAAccaactattatttatttttcaaaatttcgggaTTTACAAGAATTCGGGACGTTACACATAGTAACTATCGACAAGTTAAAACATTGATGGCCAGCCTGCATCTTACAAAGCTGCAACAACTGAATATTATTACTAAACTAAAGCAGGTATCACCAATTGCAGAGAAAACTAGTCAAATAGTTCATTGATGCAACTACGAAGATGGGCGAGTGATGATGAAATTTTCCCAAAGGAACAaattattgagagagagagtaggactGTTCGAATACATGAAAAAGGAACCAAGAGATGTTAACTACAAATTGGCTTCAAGAAAGCAGTTTCCCCCTGAACCACAAACTCAGAAGAAAACAGTACTTCCAACTTGCAAAGCAGACCTGGAACAGAAGTGAGCTCCCTTTTACCATACCAAAGATACACCCATTTGCTTATATCAAATTCCAGTAATTGTATCTGATGCCATTCAAAATGAGcagttattagaatttatctgaAGATGGTGAACTTCAGTCACAACCTTCTGCCAATGCCATTTGAACAAGGAAAAGACAATTTGACCTCAAACTTCTTCCACAATCATGATCAGAAGGTAGTTCTACTGCAAGGAATACCTCTTTCTTTTCATTCATGACAAATGCGCCAATGCCTACACGGTGACTGGCATTGGCTGGAATTGTATTAGTGGTTTTAGGGATCCAATTCACAAGCATCAAGTACTTTGGCTCAGCATGGTGGAAATAAAATCCCTCCTGTCCAAGGAAGAATGAAACAGTAGTCATACAATGCAAAATAATATCAGTTAAACATGCATGGCAAATAAACAACCACTTCCATAACCAATGTTAGCTCATGTTCTTATTCAAGAACCGAGATGAGGGTTCTACTGTCTTGAGAGTGGCCTCCAAAAAAGGGGAGGTAGGCAAAGGGCTCACCTTGACAGCAGGTTCAACAAGATTTACAAGCTCGACAGGCAATTTAATCCAAACACCCTTCTTACCCTGCAAAATAAATTCACGTATGAATTAGCATGAACAAATGTCACCGGCAATTAGGTACAAGTCGTGGACATCATCTTGTAGCTGCGGCAACTCAACGTGAATTTGCTAATGTGAGAAAaggtaaatagaaaaataaagaaaaaagaaacaaaattgaattgaacAACAGGTCGTATCCAattgaaaaaaaaggaaaactatCAGATTTTTACTGGAAAATCCATTGAAGCGGAGAAATTGGAGTTGAATCGTGAATCGCGGGGGAGTGTATACAGTATACCTGTTGCTGCCAATGCGCAACGGAAGCTCTGAGTAAAGGAACAAATAGAGCAGCGTCCATGGGGTCGGTGGTCATTTCCACAATAACGCCTCCATGCTCGTCATTCAGACCCGTTAATAGTTTGCTGATTTGCTGCACGTCCTTCTCTTCCGATGCCACGGACTTGAATCCACTGCCGAATTGGACCTTGATTCTGCTTATGCCTACAAGTTTTACAAAAAGAACAGGTAATAATTGAATTCATAGCTAGTTCGTGTCGTGCGTAAAATGAaaccaaaaaaagaagagagaaggcTAATTTTCTGGTGATTCTAGTTATTATAGGCCTAAAATAAAAGTGAGGAGGACCTCTGGGAGGACGTTTCGTGAAAGGGCAGAGATTCCTCCCCGTGAAGCACAGGAAGAAAGAGGGTCTACAAAGAGATCCgatcattttttattctttgtgCTTCCAAATTGGGACTCTCCGTGCGTGTACGCCTGCAGtcgattattatttatatacagAACCAGAAGAAGAACTCAAAAGTTTATTGTGTTTTACCGGTTACGGCCGTACGACCGATATTTGATTCTTCCGAAGAGAAATTGAACCTGGACTTGACTGGGCTGCGACGGCGAGCTACAGTGCGCCAGAGGCATGATGATACGCGCCCTCCTCAAGGGACACGTCTTGCTACAGTCTAGGGGGTTCATTCCAATAATACGCAAAAGTATAAGGGTATCTCCCGAATATTCATGTTTGATCATTTACCCCcattttactctctctctctctctctctctctctctctccattttacCAGGGCCTCCTTTCACCCATCTAATCTAAGCCACTTCCGCCGCTTTATTGTTTTAACCATACGGCTAGGCTGGCGATGGAAGAGTTCTCCGGCCGCCGGCAAACACCAACGAACCTCGTTGGCTTCCCCGAACACTTGACACCCTTCCCTGAACCGGCTGATATGCTTTACGATGATCGCATGGCGGAGATTTGTCCACCGGAGATCGACCACCACCGCTCCCAACTGCCGCCTCAGAAGCTCCGCCCTATCAGATGCAACGGCCGGACATTTCCGGAGTACTCGGATCCGGTGATGTCTGAAAGGAGAGGGGCTGGGGAAGCCTCGCTGAGCTGTCACGGAAAGTTAGGGTTTCTGGCTCAGCTCTCACCGGAAAAGTTGCTTTTGGTCAATGGAGTACGTGAAAAGTGTTCCAACACTTTGCCGGACCTTGGAAGTGGCAACGTTGTCGCTGGAAACGGTTTGCCGCGAATGGATGTTCCGGCAGTGAGTCCAACGGGGACGGAGATGAAAGCAGAATTCGTGGATTTTATCTCCGAAAGCCATCTTTTGGAAGCCGAATTGAGGTATTACTTTTCATCTCTGATATGTGTTTGCATACTTGCGTGCATAGACAATATATAGCGGATTCAATGATTCTTCTTGTATTGAGTTGCCAGTAAGTACGGAGCAGTTTATTGCCGTTTTCTTTTCTACTGATTACTCTTGTCTACTAAaagtttattttctattataaatGTGTCTCGATGCTTTAAACCAGGGAGGAAAGGTGCAGTTGTCATGGAAAAAGCCCatcatttttctataatttcacAAAAGCAACTCAAATTATAGCAGTAATTAATTCCCGACCTccatttgaaaaacaaaaatttgggGTTAGCAAAGGTGACATACTTCATCTGGCCAAATTATTGTCACTTTGCACTTTCTATAACTTGGATTCTGATTTGTGTAAACTATCCAGGCTGcatcttttttttgttattttttattttcttggccTTTTACTAGGTTGACCCAGTCCAGAGATAAATCTGTCTTCAATCTGAATTATACTCGGTAGTGTTTTTGCTACGGGGGCTTTGAGATGTTGATAGTGAAGCTGCAGCCGGTTTGACTAGAATGTGTACTTATTATTTCTTCAGATTTATCATGGTCGTGGATACTGTTACTAGATTTGGAAAGGTGTTAGGGGTGCAGGAATCTGCTTGATTGCAGTGATCTTTAGGTGACTGGGGCATCTTTCAAGCAGTGTCAATGATTTTGGTGATGGTTACCATGGATGATAGTTAAAACGTAGACAAAATAATAGGATGGAAAGAGTATGTTTTCTGTTTCTTGAAAGAGTTGTGATTCAATCGATTTTGGCTTCCTAAACTAAGAAAAGTACATGTAAGATTCTCAAAGATAAAGCAAGAGAACAGTGTATTCTGATTTTTGAGTTTATAATTGTGCCCATCAGCAGTTGATCAGGACAACCAGTATTGAATTTACAGCCGTGGTcaaattgaggaaaattataGTTCATAATAAGTTACAGTGTCTCATGGTCACAGGGGGGGAGAATATGAACAAAACAAGATACCAAGCCTATGTGAGGGTTAGCTACAATAGTTACACGAACTGTAGCTCTCTAGTTATTTCTATGTCCTTTATCTCCTGTAAGGGGAGGATATATACGGTgatataaattctaaaatggtACTGAAGCAATTTTTAGAATCCTTTTAGGGCTGTTTAGTTATGGTAAATGGTTTGTAGTTTTCTATCTCAAAGGCTTTATAAAATCTccagttttcatttttctcttgtcTATCTTGTGTTAGAGAAGGAGATAGAGATGATTTGGCAAAAAAATTGCTGGAGAACcacattttccaaatctccaaactAGCAAGGAAAACTTGTTAGAAAACTCATTCTAGGAGTTGTCCATgtttagttcaattttggaaaaaaaaaaatatttgaaaagtttTTGTATTTGCACAAgttctctaatttttcattttctgcgGAATAATTTTTCCGAAAAACTGAGACTGTTTTTCACAACTAAATAGCCCCTTAACATCCTGGACCAAGTCATTCCTGTTGAAACAAACTGAGTCTAAatatttatgttctttttttctCTGTTTCAGCTCATCTtcagatgatgatggtgatTCATCAAAAGCCATGATGGAACCTGTAAATCgtaagagaaagagaaaagcaGGGAAAATGCTTAAGTTCTTTCTGAAAAACATGATGAGGAAGGTGATCCAGAAGCAGGAGCATATGCATAACCAGCTGATGAAGATGATAGAGAAAAAGGAAGATGAACGAATAGTGAGAGAAGAGGCTTGGAAGCAACAAGAGATTGAAAGGGCCAAAAAGGATGAGGAAATAAGAATGGAAGAGAGATCTCGTAGCCTAGCTATAATTTCCTTTATTGAGGATTTTCTGGGCCATGAAATCCAAATCCCTAGATCATTGAAAACTTCATGCCTAGACAAAGCTGAAGCTGAAATACAAAATGTGAAGGATCTCAGATGTGATTCCAGTAATAAGAGATGGCCAAAATCTGAAGTACAAGCTCTCATTACAATTCGGACTGCTTTGGAACATAAGTTAATGAAGGGTGCCAAAGGTTCTGTATGGGAAGAGGTAGCTGTTGAATTGTCTAACATGGGCTATAGCCGGAGTGCAAAGAAGTGTAAAGAGAAATGGGATAACATCAACAAGTACTATAAAAGAGTAGTGATGGAGAATGGAAAGCAGCATCGTGATAATGGTAGAACTTGTCCATATTTTCAGGAATTGGACATCCTATATAAAAGTGGACTAATTAATGCAGGATAATGTTCTCATGTTataaagaatgagattgaggaCAAGAGTACGAAGaagtaaatatttttgaacttcaGAATCTGGCTTCAACTATATAGGTTGGCGACCTTGATGAATTTGTTGGAATTATGTTAGGTAACTCACTTCCGCCCTTCACCCTGATGTCTGTTTCATACTCCTGTAGTCCTGGACAACCTTTATTGATTTTCTGGTCTTAACCTGTAGCTTTACATCTAATTTGATGTGGATGAAGCagacacaaaaaaaagaaaggaaaagaaaagaaggaaaagcagGTTCGTAAAGTGGATTGGTGTTGTAGACTTGATGCTTCTATGTATTTGGCTGTTCTACTTTTAATGCTTGAacaatatgtgtatatatatatatatatgcatataaaatcCTAGACGAACACACGACGGAGGTATTACATATAATACAGTATACATATGTAT from Diospyros lotus cultivar Yz01 chromosome 8, ASM1463336v1, whole genome shotgun sequence carries:
- the LOC127807992 gene encoding nudix hydrolase 2 isoform X3, coding for MIGSLCRPSFFLCFTGRNLCPFTKRPPRGISRIKVQFGSGFKSVASEEKDVQQISKLLTGLNDEHGGVIVEMTTDPMDAALFVPLLRASVAHWQQQGKKGVWIKLPVELVNLVEPAVKEGFYFHHAEPKYLMLVNWIPKTTNTIPANASHRVGIGAFVMNEKKEVLVVQEKSGRFRGMGVWKFPTGVVDAGEDICDAAVREVKEETGVSNKCSILIYSLAIDCIWILMCLIIVLVTCWILLLQIDTKFVEILAFRQSHKSFFEKSDLFFACLLQPLSFHIQKQEAEIEAAQQHECDLNHC
- the LOC127807992 gene encoding nudix hydrolase 2 isoform X2; translation: MIGSLCRPSFFLCFTGRNLCPFTKRPPRGISRIKVQFGSGFKSVASEEKDVQQISKLLTGLNDEHGGVIVEMTTDPMDAALFVPLLRASVAHWQQQGKKGVWIKLPVELVNLVEPAVKEGFYFHHAEPKYLMLVNWIPKTTNTIPANASHRVGIGAFVMNEKKEVLVVQEKSGRFRGMGVWKFPTGVVDAGEDICDAAVREVKEETGIDTKFVEILAFRQSHKSFFEKSDLFFACLLQPLSFHIQKQEAEIEAAQWMPFEEYAAQQFVQKHELLKNIADICLAKREGTYSGFSPVPTTTSFSDKRSYLYLNEQGLKGRVTN
- the LOC127807991 gene encoding trihelix transcription factor GTL1, encoding MEEFSGRRQTPTNLVGFPEHLTPFPEPADMLYDDRMAEICPPEIDHHRSQLPPQKLRPIRCNGRTFPEYSDPVMSERRGAGEASLSCHGKLGFLAQLSPEKLLLVNGVREKCSNTLPDLGSGNVVAGNGLPRMDVPAVSPTGTEMKAEFVDFISESHLLEAELSSSSDDDGDSSKAMMEPVNRKRKRKAGKMLKFFLKNMMRKVIQKQEHMHNQLMKMIEKKEDERIVREEAWKQQEIERAKKDEEIRMEERSRSLAIISFIEDFLGHEIQIPRSLKTSCLDKAEAEIQNVKDLRCDSSNKRWPKSEVQALITIRTALEHKLMKGAKGSVWEEVAVELSNMGYSRSAKKCKEKWDNINKYYKRVVMENGKQHRDNGRTCPYFQELDILYKSGLINAG